Proteins encoded in a region of the Zea mays cultivar B73 chromosome 2, Zm-B73-REFERENCE-NAM-5.0, whole genome shotgun sequence genome:
- the LOC100193044 gene encoding sugar transport protein MST1 isoform X1 yields the protein MPASEEELSNWKGLSRCRRGTNRMAGGVIVPSDGPAADHGGSLTLSVFMTCLVAASGGLIFGYDIGISGGVSEMEPFLRRFFPRVLERMASARGNEYCLYDSQTLTAFTSSLYVAGLLASLVASRVTRAMGRQAVMLMGGALFFAGGAVTGAAVNIAMLVVGRMLLGFGVGFTNQAAPLFLAEMAPPRWRGSLTAGYQFFLALGVLIANLVNYATAHASWGWRVSLGLAGASAVAIFVGALFLTDTPSSLVMRGRADGARAALLRVRGPDADVEAELRDIAKAVEAARRGEDGAFRRMATRREYRPHLVLAVAVPMFFQLTGVIVLAFFAPLVFRTVGFGSRAALMGAVVLGAVNLGSLVLSTFVIDRYGRKVLFMAGGVQMVVCQVAIAWIMGAKIGKGGEAAMAHPYAVAVLVFTCLHTAGFGWSWGPLGWVIPSEIFPVDIRSAGQAMNVSIGLCLTFVQTQSFLAMLCRFKYATFAYYAAWVAVMTVFIALFLPETKGIPLESMGTIWVKHWYWKRFVHDGKQSNVALT from the exons ATGCCGGCCTCTGAAGAGGAATTGTCGAACTGGAAAGGGCTCTCTCGCTGCAGGAGGGGGACGAATAGGATGGCCGGAGGCGTCATAGTTCCGAGCGATGGTCCTGCCGCCGACCACGGCGGGAGCCTGACGCTGTCGGTGTTCATGACCTGCCTTGTGGCTGCCTCGGGCGGCCTCATCTTCGGCTACGACATCGGCATCTCAG GCGGCGTCTCCGAGATGGAGCCGTTCCTGCGGCGCTTCTTCCCGCGCGTCCTGGAGCGGATGGCGTCGGCCAGGGGGAACGAGTACTGCCTCTACGACAGCCAGACGCTGACGGCCTTCACGTCGTCGCTGTACGTGGCCGGGCTGCTGGCGTCGCTCGTGGCCAGCCGCGTGACCAGGGCCATGGGCCGGCAGGCCGTCATGCTCATGGGCGGCGCCCTGTTCTTCGCCGGGGGAGCCGTGACCGGCGCCGCCGTCAACATCGCCATGCTCGTCGTCGGCCGCATGCTGCTCGGCTTCGGCGTCGGGTTCACCAACCAA GCCGCCCCTCTGTTCCTCGCCGAGATGGCTCCGCCGCGGTGGCGCGGCTCCCTGACCGCGGGCTACCAGTTCTTCCTCGCGCTCGGGGTGCTGATCGCCAACCTCGTGAACTACGCGACGGCACACGCCTCCTGGGGGTGGCGCGTCTCGCTGGGCCTGGCGGGCGCGTCGGCCGTCGCCATCTTCGTGGGCGCGCTCTTCCTCACCGACACCCCCAGCAGCCTCGTGATGCGGGGGCGCGCCGACGGGGCCCGGGCGGCGCTGCTCCGGGTGCGCGGGCCCGACGCCGACGTGGAGGCCGAGCTCAGGGACATCGCCAAGGCCGTGGAGGCCGCGCGCCGCGGCGAGGACGGCGCGTTCCGCCGGATGGCCACGCGGCGCGAGTACCGCCCGCACCTGGTGCTCGCCGTGGCCGTGCCCATGTTCTTCCAGCTCACGGGCGTCATCGTGCTCGCCTTCTTCGCGCCGCTCGTGTTCCGGACCGTCGGCTTCGGGAGCAGAGCCGCCCTCATGGGCGCCGTCGTACTCGGCGCCGTCAACCTGGGCTCGCTCGTGCTCTCCACCTTCGTCATCGACCGGTACGGACGGAAGGTGCTCTTCATGGCCGGCGGCGTACAGATGGTCGTCTGCCAG GTCGCGATTGCTTGGATCATGGGGGCGAAGATCGGCAAGGGCGGCGAGGCGGCAATGGCGCACCCGTACGCCGTGGCGGTGCTGGTGTTCACCTGCCTGCACACTGCCGGGTTCGGGTGGTCGTGGGGCCCGCTGGGGTGGGTGATCCCGAGCGAGATATTCCCGGTGGACATCCGGTCGGCAGGGCAGGCCATGAACGTCTCCATCGGCCTCTGCCTCACCTTCGTGCAGACGCAGTCGTTCCTCGCCATGCTCTGCCGCTTCAAGTACGCCACCTTCGCCTACTACGCCGCCTGGGTCGCCGTCATGACCGTCTTCATCGCCCTCTTCCTGCCGGAGACCAAGGGCATCCCGCTCGAGTCCATGGGCACCATCTGGGTGAAACACTGGTATTGGAAGAGGTTCGTCCACGACGGAAAGCAGAGCAACGTGGCACTGACCTAA